A DNA window from Ctenopharyngodon idella isolate HZGC_01 chromosome 10, HZGC01, whole genome shotgun sequence contains the following coding sequences:
- the sirt7 gene encoding NAD-dependent protein deacetylase sirtuin-7 → MFSMDVQTNSGASARAERKEREKAKIIQREKQRQTVKTISQILQKCDGERTQEERSLLQAHQDTVQELSRRQSRRHLLKRKLEEVFDEAENLKTKVKQLAEAVQQAKHVVIYTGAGISTAASIPDYRGPNGVWTQLQKGRSVSTSDLSRAEPTLTHMCIWMLHKFKMVQHVVSQNCDGLHLRSGLPRHALSELHGNMFIEVCASCSPAREFIRLFDVTERTALHRHGTGRLCPHCRAELRDTIVHFGERGTLEQPLNWKGAAEAAQQADVILCLGSSLKVLKKYSCLWCMNRPANKRPKLYIVNLQWTPKDNLATLKIHGKCDAVMALLMEELGLEIPVYNRSQDPIFSLAKPLCPQEQKSHTRKEIVPPAALEDVSQEVQAQGEGTAVQGGWFGRGYSKARRKKKTL, encoded by the exons ATCTCCCAGATCCTCCAGAAGTGTGATGGAGAGCGGACGCAGGAGGAGCGGTCGCTGCTGCAGGCGCATCAGGACACGGTTCAGGAGCTGAGCAGACGACAGAGCCGCAGACACCTGCTGAAGAGAAAACTAGAGGAG GTCTTTGACGAGGCTGAGAACTTGAAGACTAAAGTGAAGCAGCTGGCGGAGGCAGTCCAGCAGGCCAAGCACGTGGTCATCTACACCGGAGCAGGAATCAGTACT GCCGCCTCTATCCCAGACTATCGGGGGCCCAATGGGGTGTGGACTCAGCTGCAGAAGGGCCGTTCTGTGAG TACATCAGATCTGAGTCGAGCTGAGCCCACCCTCACACACATGTGCATCTGGATGCTACATAAATTTAAGATG GTTCAGCATGTGGTCTCACAGAACTGTGACGGTCTTCACCTGCGCAGCGGTCTGCCCAGACACGCCCTCTCTGAACTCCACGGAAACATGTTCATTGAG GTGTGTGCTTCCTGCTCTCCAGCACGAGAATTTATCCGTTTGTTTGACGTGACCGAGCGTACGGCTCTGCACAGACACGGGACCGGCCGGCTGTGTCCTCATTGCAGAGCAGAGCTCAGAGACACCATAGTGCATTTCGGTGAACGTGGCACTCTGGAGCAACCGCTCAACTGGAAGGGGGCAGCGGAGGCCGCACAGCAGGCTGACGTGATCCTCTGTTTGGGCTCTAGTTTAAAG GTGTTAAAAAAATACTCTTGCTTGTGGTGCATGAATAGACCAGCCAACAAAAGACCAAAGCTGTACATTGTAAATCTTCAG tGGACACCAAAAGATAACTTAGCTACTCTGAAAATTCATGGAAAGTGTGATGCTGTGATGGCTCTTCTCATGGAGGAGCTGGGTTTGGAAATTCCAGTTTACAACAG ATCACAAGACCCCATCTTCAGCTTGGCTAAACCACTCTGTCCACAAGAGCAGAAGAGTCACACTCGTAAAGAGATAGTTCCACCTGCTGCTCTGGAGGACGTTTCGCAAGAGGTGCAGGCTCAAGGCGAAGGTACAGCAGTTCAAGGTGGCTGGTTTGGAAGAGGTTACTCCAAAGCAAGAAGGAAAAAGAAGACTTTGTAG
- the rbbp9 gene encoding serine hydrolase RBBP9, which produces MPLKRAVIVPGNGAGNIEHCNWYGWAKKRISEIPEVLCTLKNMPDPVTARESIWLPFMEKDLKCDEETVIIGHSSGAAAAMRYAETHKVFAIILVGAYTSDLGDESERESGYFSRPWEWEKIRTNVKHILQFGSTDDPFLPWEEQQEVADGLKTDLYKYSDRGHFQNTVFPELIDVIKKLKTNS; this is translated from the exons ATGCCTCTGAAGAGAGCTGTGATTGTGCCGGGAAATGGAGCAGGGAATATTGAGCACTGCAACTGGTATGGATGGGCAAAAAAACGAATAAGCGAG attccAGAAGTGTTATGCACGCTGAAGAACATGCCGGATCCTG TAACTGCCAGAGAGAGCATCTGGCTGCCGTTCATGGAGAAGGATCTGAAATGTGATGAAGAAACGGTCATCATCGGACACAGTTCAGGAGCTGCTGCAGCCATGAG GTATgcagaaacacacaaagttTTTGCCATTATTCTGGTAGGTGCGTACACATCAGATCTGGGAGATGAGAGTGAACGTGAAAGTG GATATTTCAGCCGGCCATGGGAATGGGAAAAGATAAGAACAAACGTGAAGCACATACTTCAGTTTGGATCCACAGACGACCCTTTTCTGCCCTGGGAAGAGCAACAGGAAGTGGCTGATGGACTTAAGActgatttatataaatattcgGACCGCGGACATTTCCAGAACACAGTCTTCCCCGAGCTCATTGACGTAATAAAAAAACTCAAAACCAACAGctaa